The following coding sequences lie in one Arabidopsis thaliana chromosome 3, partial sequence genomic window:
- the PSAH-1 gene encoding photosystem I subunit H-1 (photosystem I subunit H-1 (PSAH-1); FUNCTIONS IN: molecular_function unknown; INVOLVED IN: photosynthesis; LOCATED IN: chloroplast thylakoid membrane, chloroplast, photosystem I reaction center; EXPRESSED IN: 23 plant structures; EXPRESSED DURING: 13 growth stages; CONTAINS InterPro DOMAIN/s: Photosystem I reaction centre subunit VI (InterPro:IPR004928); BEST Arabidopsis thaliana protein match is: photosystem I subunit H2 (TAIR:AT1G52230.1); Has 102 Blast hits to 102 proteins in 31 species: Archae - 0; Bacteria - 0; Metazoa - 0; Fungi - 0; Plants - 100; Viruses - 0; Other Eukaryotes - 2 (source: NCBI BLink).): protein MASLATVAAVKPSAAIKGLGGSSLAGAKLSIKPSRLSFKPKSIRANGVVAKYGDKSVYFDLEDLGNTTGQWDVYGSDAPSPYNPLQSKFFETFAAPFTKRGLLLKFLILGGGSLLTYVSATSTGEVLPIKRGPQEPPKLGPRGKL from the exons ATGGCGTCTCTTGCAACCGTCGCCGCTGTGAAACCATCCGCCGCCATAAAAGGACTCGGCGGCAGCTCACTCGCCGGAGCTAAGCTCTCCATCAAGCCTTCCCGCCTGAGCTTTAAACCCAAATCCATCCG GGCTAATGGTGTGGTGGCTAAGTATGGAGACAAAAGTGTCTACTTTGACTTAGAAGATTTGGGTAACACAACAGGTCAATGGGACGTATACGGCTCTGATGCTCCTTCTCCTTACAATCCTCTTCAG AGCAAGTTCTTTGAGACATTCGCTGCCCCATTCACAAAGAGAGGATTGCTCCTCAAGTTCTTGATCCTTGGAGGAGGCTCTTTGCTTACTTATGTCAGCGCTACCTCTACCGGCGAAGTTCTTCCCATCAAGAGAGGTCCTCAGGAGCCGCCTAAGCTCGGTCCTCGCGGCAAGCTCTGA
- a CDS encoding Dynein light chain type 1 family protein, translated as MLEGKAKVEETDMPVKMQMQAMKIASQSLDLFDVFDSISIAAHIKKEFDERYGSGWQCVVGTNFGCFFTHSKGTFIYFHLGTLNFLIFKGATL; from the exons ATGTTGGAAGGGAAAGCGAAGGTGGAAGAGACAGACATGCCTGTGAAGATGCAAATGCAAGCAATGAAGATTGCTTCTCAATCTCTCGATCTTTTTGATGTCTTTGATTCTATATCCATCGCTGCTCACATCAAGAAG gAGTTCGATGAGAGATATGGAAGTGGATGGCAATGTGTCGTGGGAACCAATTTTGGGTGTTTCTTCACACATTCTAAAGGAACTTTCATCTATTTTCATTTGGGGACTCTCAACTTCCTCATCTTCAAAGGCGCCActctttag
- the ROPGEF13 gene encoding RHO guanyl-nucleotide exchange factor 13 (RHO guanyl-nucleotide exchange factor 13 (ROPGEF13); CONTAINS InterPro DOMAIN/s: Rop nucleotide exchanger, PRONE (InterPro:IPR005512); BEST Arabidopsis thaliana protein match is: RHO guanyl-nucleotide exchange factor 11 (TAIR:AT1G52240.1); Has 315 Blast hits to 313 proteins in 20 species: Archae - 0; Bacteria - 4; Metazoa - 3; Fungi - 0; Plants - 304; Viruses - 0; Other Eukaryotes - 4 (source: NCBI BLink).) translates to MVKASEKEHEKYKPKLFDLENVKKKNSSSRHFKRWNSDSALRIEDPDIDDGTVFKKTATSSIQPILPVLAMDEQPQPREATDEESQKDSELEQMKDKFAKLLLGEDMSGGSKGVSSALALSNAITNLAASAFGEIRRLEAISEDKKERWRREIGWLLSVTDHIVEFSPTHQTNEDGSSMEVMTTKQRTDLVSNIPSLKKLDEMLLDCLDKFKDQDEFYYVTPGSPESENSNSTRNDDKWWLPIVKVPPKGLSETLKRFLLSQRECVCQVLNSAMAINSQVLTEMEIPESYIDSLPKKGRASLGDMIYRMITLEMFDAEQFLLEMDLSSEHKILDLKNKFEASVVIWQRKIVQIDNKSSSPWSTNLSMDKRQQLEERAATILQLIKQEFPGISQSTLDISKIQFNRDIGLAIVESYSRILESLAHTVMSRIEDVLEADQLTQNPELAMCKIHIVKETESPEKEEEPNFCLLEDRPKKQKPTISLSEVMQWNIETNEPRKEKSDKKLLTRVSSMIMSNNKKTTYLESLGTTRSPTAGRYS, encoded by the exons ATGGTGAAAGCGAGTGAGAAAGAACATGAAAAGTACAAGCCGAAATTGTTCGATTTAGAGaacgtgaagaagaagaactcatcTTCAAGGCATTTCAAGAGATGGAACTCAGATTCCGCCTTGAGAATTGAAGATCCAGACATTGATGATGGCACTGTTTTCAAGAAAACCGCGACCTCCAGCATCCAGCCAATTCTACCGGTTCTGGCTATGGATGAGCAACCTCAGCCGCGTGAAGCAACTGATGAAGAATCACAGAAAGATTCAG AATTGGAGCAGATGAAAGATAAGTTTGCAAAATTGCTTTTAGGAGAAGACATGTCAGGAGGGAGCAAAGGCGTTTCTTCAGCGTTAGCATTATCAAACGCAATCACAAATCTTGCAGCTTCTGCGTTTGGAGAAATACGGCGTTTAGAGGCAATATCCGAGGATAAAAAAGAACGATGGAGAAGAGAAATCGGATGGCTTCTCTCTGTTACTGATCATATAGTTGAATTCTCTCCAACACACCAAACTAACGAGGATGGATCTTCCATGGAG GTAATgactacaaaacaaagaactGATCTTGTCTCCAACATTCCTTCTCTAAAGAAACTCGATGAAATGCTCCTC GATTGTCTTGATAAATTCAAAGATCAGGATGAGTTTTACTACGTCACACCCGGTTCTCCGGAATCTGAAAACAGTAACTCGACCAGGAACGATGATAAATGGTGGCTTCCGATTGTAAAAGTTCCACCTAAAGGCTTATCAGAAACTTTGAAAAGGTTTTTACTAAGTCAAAGAGAGTGTGTGTGCCAAGTGCTTAATTCCGCAATGGCCATAAACTCTCAAGTTCTTACTGAAATGGAGATCCCTGAGAGCTACATCGACTCACTTCCTAAG AAAGGGAGAGCTAGTCTTGGAGACATGATCTATAGAATGATAACATTAGAGATGTTTGATGCAGAGCAATTTCTTCTTGAAATGGATTTATCATCTGAGCACAAGATTCTTGATTTAAAGAACAAATTCGAAGCTTCGGTTGTTATATGGCAGAGAAAGATAGTGCAAATAGACAACAAGTCATCGTCTCCGTGGAGTACGAATTTGAGTATGGATAAGAGACAACAGTTAGAAGAAAGAGCAGCAACCATTTTGCAACTTATCAAACAAGAATTCCCAGGGATCTCTCAATCCACACTTGACATCAGCAAGATTCAATTCAACAGA gatATAGGGTTAGCTATAGTGGAGAGTTATTCGAGAATTCTTGAAAGCTTGGCTCACACGGTAATGTCAAGAATAGAAGATGTTCTTGAAGCTGATCAGCTAACACAAAACCCTGAGCTCGCGATGTGTAAGATCCATATAGTGAAGGAAACAGAGAGTccagagaaggaagaagagccaaatttttgtcttttagaaGATAGACCTAAAAAGCAGAAGCCTACCATTTCACTATCTGAGGTAATGCAATGGAATATCGAAACCAATGAACCGAGGAAAGAAAAGAGCGACAAGAAACTTTTAACCAGAGTGTCAAGCATGATCATGTCTAACAACAAGAAGACTACTTATCTTGAATCTCTTGGAACCACAAGAAGTCCAACCGCGGGGCGATactcttga